The following are encoded in a window of Halodesulfovibrio sp. genomic DNA:
- the murD gene encoding UDP-N-acetylmuramoyl-L-alanine--D-glutamate ligase, whose protein sequence is MENRPQVVTPGCKAVVVGTGRSGQAAAALLHSLGASVRIVNMNEESVPDSFRKVIAECGFETAFGPHTAEQFAGADIVVPSPGVPMLKLAAFVPEQAVVLAEMELAWSCIPDIPAIAVTGTNGKTTTVRLCDAMLRKAGKRVFLGGNIGTPLSEFVLEKQTADVLVLEVSSFQLQTCRHFRPSVGLLLNVTEDHLDYHHDIQEYIDAKLQMFSNMKEGDAALLGENVQALVAKAANAGLQQADVSVFSDTGRFASASLKGEHNRLNMEAAFAATRQFGVSLDDALAAVKDFSAAPHTLEVVAEGNGIVFVNDSKATTVDSVRAALESFAEPVLLLAGGHYKGGDLTSLTDLLKKHVRAVGLYGDSKEVFESAWTGVVDLEWHEAMEDAARSLMQKAQEGDVMLLSPATSSFDQYANYKARGDDFTRIARNLSE, encoded by the coding sequence GTGGAAAATAGACCACAGGTAGTTACGCCGGGATGTAAAGCTGTTGTCGTAGGCACTGGTCGTTCAGGTCAGGCTGCTGCTGCGCTTTTGCATTCCCTTGGTGCTTCTGTACGTATTGTGAATATGAATGAGGAATCTGTTCCGGACTCCTTCCGTAAAGTAATAGCTGAGTGCGGTTTTGAAACCGCGTTCGGTCCTCATACCGCAGAGCAATTTGCAGGTGCAGATATTGTTGTGCCCAGTCCGGGCGTTCCTATGCTCAAGCTTGCTGCGTTTGTTCCTGAACAAGCTGTTGTGTTGGCAGAGATGGAGCTTGCATGGTCATGCATCCCCGATATTCCAGCCATCGCTGTGACGGGAACAAACGGTAAGACAACTACTGTCCGTCTTTGCGATGCAATGCTTCGCAAGGCAGGAAAGCGCGTGTTCCTTGGTGGTAACATCGGGACGCCGCTCAGTGAGTTTGTATTGGAAAAACAAACAGCGGATGTGCTTGTTTTGGAAGTCTCAAGCTTTCAATTGCAAACATGCCGTCACTTCCGCCCATCCGTGGGGCTGTTGCTAAACGTTACAGAAGATCACCTCGATTATCACCACGATATTCAAGAATACATTGATGCCAAGTTGCAAATGTTTTCCAACATGAAAGAGGGGGATGCGGCATTGCTTGGCGAAAATGTTCAGGCACTTGTTGCCAAGGCAGCGAATGCCGGACTTCAGCAGGCTGACGTCAGTGTATTTTCTGATACTGGACGCTTTGCATCCGCTTCATTGAAAGGTGAGCACAACCGATTGAATATGGAAGCTGCCTTTGCTGCGACCAGACAATTCGGAGTGTCGCTTGATGATGCTCTTGCAGCTGTAAAAGATTTTTCTGCTGCCCCTCATACGTTGGAAGTTGTTGCTGAAGGTAACGGAATTGTTTTTGTGAACGATTCTAAAGCGACAACCGTTGATTCTGTGCGGGCGGCACTGGAAAGCTTTGCAGAACCTGTATTGCTTCTTGCCGGTGGTCATTATAAAGGCGGCGATCTTACATCTCTTACTGATTTGCTGAAAAAGCATGTTCGTGCTGTAGGTCTGTATGGTGACAGCAAAGAGGTGTTTGAATCTGCTTGGACTGGCGTTGTTGATCTGGAGTGGCATGAGGCTATGGAAGATGCTGCCCGATCCTTGATGCAAAAAGCGCAGG